AATGGTTTCATTCTGGGTAAAGTATCTTCGACTGTGGGTACTGCCGTCTGCTGTGTTTTTTTGTCCTGGCCGCAAGAGCTCAAAATTAGTAGTGAGAAAAGTATTTGTGTTATCTTTGTTTTTTTAAGGAAAATCATTTGCATCGTTCTTTAAAAACAAATATATCGATTTCAATTTTGTCGTTTTCTCAATTTTAAGCTCTGTAATGAGGTTTTTTAACATACTTTTAACGAGTAGTGTTTTTAGTTCTTTGTTTTTCAGCCTGTCACGGTTTCGAAACATTCTAAATAACATTTTGAAAACAAAATTTTAACTATATTTGTTATATTTGAAACAAATAACACTTAAAAAGTTATATTATTAAACTGTCAAAAACCTAATTAAATGAAGTTTGGAATTATAAAAGAAAGAAAAAATCCGCCGGACAGGAGAGTTGTTTTTTCTCCAAATGAGCTCACAAGGCTGAAACAATTGTACCATGATGCTTCTGTAAAAGTGGAAAGCTCTGATATTAGGATCTTTTCGGATGATGAGTATAAAAACATGGGAATTACAGTTACCGATGATGTCTCTGATTGTGATGTGTTATTTGGTGTAAAAGAAGTTCCGGTTGAAAGCTTAATTCCAAATAAATCATATTTCTTTTTTTCGCACACGATCAAAAAACAGCCGCATAACCGAAAATTACTGCAGGCCATTTTAGAAAAGAATATTGATTTATACGATCATGAAACGATTGTAGACGAACATAACCGACGCTTAATTGGTTTTGGAAAATACGCCGGAATGGTGGGAGTTTACAACGGAATCCGCGCTTTTGGGATTAAATTTGAATTGTTTAAACTGCCAAAAGCCGAAACACTTTCGGGAAAAGAAGCCTTGATTATGCATTTAAAACGCATTACAATGCCGGCTTTAAAATTTGTGGTTACGGGAACCGGAAAGGTAGGGAGCGGGGCAAAAGAAATTCTGGATGCCATTAAAGTGAAAGAAATTACAGTAGATAATTATCTAACCAAAAAATATGCACAGGCGGTGTATGTACAGCTTGATGTTTTGGAATACAATAAAAGAAAAGACGGTCAGGTTTTGGATTTTACAGATTTTGTAAATCATCCCGAAGAATACGAATCGGATTTTGAAAGGTTTACGAAAGTTTCGGATATTTATTTTGCCGGACATTTCCACGCCAATAACGCTCCGATGATCCTAACAAAAGAAATGCTGAATGCCAGTGACTGCAAGTTAAAAGTAGTAGCCGATATTTCTTGTGATGTAAATGGTCCTATAGCATGTACCGTTAGATCTTCTACAATTGAAGATCCTTTATATGGTTATTTTCCTTTAGAAGACAGAGAAGTAGATTTTTTCCATCCGGCAGCGGTTGCTGTGATGGCGGTTGATAATCTGCCATGCGAAATTCCAAAAGATGCCAGCGAAGGTTTCGGCGAACAATTTATGGAACACGTAATTCCGGCATTCTTCAACGGTGATAAAGACGGAATCCTAAAAAGAGCCAAGATAACAGAAAAAGGAAAGTTAACTGAACGATTTGCCTATCTGCAGGACTATGTTGATGGGAAGTAGTTTTTTTTGTTTCAGGTTTCAAGTTTCAAGTTAAAAAAAGGAGAAAATTTTAATTTTCTCCTTTTTTTATGGATAGTTCAGTGTTTTCAACCTGAAACCTGAAACCTGAAACCTGAAACCTGAAACCTGAAACCTGAAACCTGAAACCTGAAACCTGAAACCTGAAACCTGAAACAAAAAAACTAAACCATATCTTCCGGCTTCACCCATGCATCAAAATCTTCGGGTGTTACGTAACCTAAACGAACGGCTTCCTCTTTTAAAGTTGTTCCGTTTTTGTGAGCTGTCTGAGCGATTTCGGCTGCTTTGTAATAGCCAATTTTAGTGTTTAAAGCCGTTACAAGCATAAGCGAATTGTCTACTAATTCTTTAATGCGTTTATGATTGGGTTCGATTCCCTGAGCGCAGTGTTCATCAAATGACACGCAGGCATCTCCAAGTAAACGAGCCGATTGTAAAAAGTTAGCTGCCATGACCGGTTTGAAAACATTCAGTTCGTAATGTCCCTGCATACCGCCAACAGCAATGGCCATATCGTTTCCGATAACCTGAGCACAAACCATTGTTAAAGCTTCGCATTGCGTTGGATTTACTTTTCCGGGCATAATAGATGATCCTGGTTCATTTTCAGGAATATGAATTTCACCAATTCCGGAACGAGGTCCAGAAGCCAGCATTCTGACATCGTTTGCAATTTTATTTAAAGAAACAGCCAGCTGCTTTAACGCTCCGTGTGTTTCTACTATGGCGTCATGAGCGGCAAGTGCTTCAAATTTATTCTCGGCAGTAATAAAAGGATGATTGGTGAATTGTGCGATATATTCGGCTACTTTTACATCATATCCCTTTGGGGTATTTAAACCTGTTCCTACTGCGGTTCCGCCCAAAGCGATTTCAGACAAATGTGCCAGAGTATTTTTGAGAGCTTTTAATCCGAATGCGAGCTGTGCTGCGTAACCTGAAATTTCCTGACCTAGAGTTAATGGAGTTGCATCCATTAAATGTGTACGGCCAATTTTTACTACATCTTTATATTCGGCTGCTTTTTTTACTAAAGTGGCGTGAAGTTTTTCAACTCCGGGAATTGTGGTTTCGACTACCATTTTATAAGCTGCGATGTGCATTCCGGTTGGGAAAGTATCGTTTGAAGACTGCGATTTATTTACATCATCGTTTGCTTTGATGAATTGTTCGCCTTCGCCAATTTCAAAACCTTTCAGAACTTGTGCGCGGTTTGCGATTACCTCGTTTACATTCATGTTGCTCTGAGTTCCTGAACCTGTCTGCCAGATTACCAGCGGAAACTGATCGTCTAGTTTTCCTTCCAGGATTTCATCGCAGACCGCTGCAATAGCATCTCTTTTTTCGATTGGCAGAACTCCTAAATCATAATTGGCGTAAGCTGCTGCTTTTTTTAGATAAGCAAAACCTTCAATAATTTCCTGAGGCATTGATCCTGAGTTTCCAATTTTGAAATTGTTTCTTGAACGTTCTGTCTGCGCACCCCAATATTTATCGGCTGGGACCTGAACTTCGCCCATGGTGTCTTTTTCTATTCTGTATTTCATTATGATGTTTGTAAAATGTTATTCGGAAAATGTAAAAATGTCTAATTGTAAATTGAATTTCTTTTGAAAACGATAGTCTTAGCCCTGATGGAAGCGGCATCCTTTTTGTTTTTTCTTTAAAAACAAAAAGATACAGCGAACAGCAGGTTTCTGCTCCTTATAAATAGTTGTTTCAGATTCCTTAAATAATAAGGTTCCGTATTCAGAAAAAACCCTTATTTAAAATGAGTATAAATATACATATAAATGTTATTTCCCGAAAATTGATTTAGATTTTATTGGTGAGAAAAAATATATACCCTACATTTGTGGTAACATTCAAAAATTCCGGAAAACATGTTTGAATTTTCACAGTACTTAGGCTTTTTACTTTTCTTAACCATTCTAACTATAGGGTTTTGGTTAATGTTTTTCTTGGTTGGTTTCGTATCTTATTGGGTTACGGGAGCTAGCTGGGAAATGATCAAAGAGAAAAGAGCTAAAAAAAGACAAGAAGAACAATCTTTTAAATTATAATAGATTGATGTCATAAAAAAAGGACCCGTTTTACGAGTCCTTTTTTTTGTTCCAAAAAATAAATTCCAAATTCCAATTTTGAACTGTTAATAAATTCAATCAATTGGAATTTGGAATTTTTATATTGGGATTTAAAAGATCTTATCCGGGAAATTCGCCGCCTTCACCGCCGCCGTCATTATTTTTCGGAGCGTTTTTATCTCTTTCACCTTTTGGTTTGTTGAAACGGTAGGTGAATGATAAGTTGAACTGACGTTTACGGAACTGGAATTCGCTGTATGAGGTTACATCATCTAAATAGGTGTATGATCTCATTTTTCTGGAATTGAAAATATCACTGATATTAAATGCGATAGTACCTTTGTCTTTTAAGACATCTTTACTAAAAGCTGTATTCATTCCGAACTGACCTAGGTTTTTTCCCTGTGCTGTTTTCTGTTCCCCGTTGTACATTGCGGTTAACTGCCAGTCAATTTTGTACGGAAGAGTCACTTTTGAGTTAATTCTGGCGAACCATGAAGTTGCCTGATTGTCTAAGTTTTGAACAACAAAATTACCTTGTGTATCTGTGTAGCTGTTTTCGCCGGTTGTTTTTAAATTAAAGAAGTTAAAGTTACTGTTCAGTTTCCACCATTTATAGGGTGTGTAATTGAAAGTAAATTCGAAACCAAATTTTTGCTCTTTACCTAAGTTAATAGGTGAACTTTTGATTATTGGAGTACCCGGAATTATCACGCCTGGCGGAGGAGTGACTACTTGGCCCTCAGGAGTTAGAACGTCACCGGTAGGAGATCTTACAAAGCTGAAAACGTCTTTTGTATCTTCAAAATAAGCAGAAGTTGTAAAAGTCAGTTTGTCCCATCTTTTGATGTAGCCAAGGTCATATTTGTCTGTTAAAGAAGGATCTAAATCGGGGTTTCCCTGAAAAATATTGATGTTGCTGGCGTAGTTTACAGCCGGATTCATGAAACGTCCTCTTGGTCTGGATAAACGTTTGCTGTAGCTTGCAGAAACATTGCTTTGATCTGAAATTTCGTAGCTGACAAAAGCACTTGGGAATAAATTATTGTATTTTTTAGTATTAAAGTTGCTGTTGTCTAATAAGTTAACTTCAATATTGGTGTCTTCCCATCTTAGACCGAATAAATAAGAGAATTTATTTACTTTGAAACCATATTGGGTATAAAGCGCGTTAATATTTTCTTTGTATTCGAGCGTATTAGAAAGATTGGTGTTTATATTACCCGCTGCATCGGTAACATTGTATTTATTATTGAGGTCACCAAAACTTCCTTTATAACCGGCTTCGAACTGGCCTCCTTTTCCAAGCGGAAGTACATAATCTGCCTGTAAAAGAACCTGTTTTTGTACCTGATCGTTTAAGGTTGTATCAAATCTTGGCGAATCGGTAATGATACTGTTGTTGTCATCTGTATTTCTAGAAATAGAAAGATCGGCGGTTAATTTATGCCCGTCGTTATTGAAATTTTTGATCAGATTCGATGTAAACTCTACGTTTTCACTTTTCGTATCCCCATTGTTTAAACGATAGGTTGTACCGGTATAAATGCGGTCAGCATCAAAATTATTGTAAGTAATCAGATCGCGTTCTTCTCCGTTATTTTTTTGATAATTAATGGCATTTGTCCAAAATGTTGTTGGTGTAATAGACCATTCAAGTCCGGCTCTTCCGTTGAAACCATTTCGGATTCGTTTGGTATCACGATCTTCATCTATGAATTTAGAAGTAGAACCATCTGTATTAAAATATTCTGAGTTCGTTTTTCCGGCACCTTCGGTAGTTCTGTAGTTGTAGCCTGCCGTAGTAAAGTAATTTAATTTCTCTGTTTTATAGTTTAAATTACCACTTATGCCATATGTTTCCGGTAAACCTGTTGAAGCGATTAAAGTTCCGTTGAAACCTTGATTTTTACCTTTTTTAAGGATAATGTTGATAATTCCTGATCCTCCTTCGGCATCATAACGGGCAGATGGATTGGTAATAACTTCTACTTTGTCAATGGCATCTGCTGGAAGCTGACGTAAAGCTTCGGCCATGTTTATTGCGTTTGAAGGTCTTCCGTCAATTAAAATTCGGATATTATCGCTTCCTCTTAAGCTAACATTTCCTTCAGTATCAACCGTAACCGAAGGTACGTTGTCTAATACATCACTTACAGTTCCGCCTTTTACAAGCATGTCCTGACCTACATTGTAAACCTTTTTATCCAGTTTTATTTCTACGGTAGATTTCTCGGCGCGAACAACTACTTCATTTAACTGCGCCGCATCTTCGGATAAGTTTACGGCTCCTAAATTCGTATCTCCCTGAATGTTTCTTTGTTTGAATTCGGTTGCTTTAAACGAAATGAATTCAACTTTTATATCGTAAGTTCCCGGTGCTACGGCAACTTCAAATTCGCCTTTTGGATTTGTAATTCCTCCTGCAATAACTTTGGTATCGTTGGGTGCCATGATCGAAATGGTAGCATATTCGAGAGGCTGTTTAGTTACTTTTTCGTAAACTTTTCCGGTAACTTTAACTTTGTTTTTTGCTGGTGGTCCCTGCTGTGCGTAAGTGTAAAAACTCGTCAAAATAAGCACAAGCAATACAGCGAAATTGATTTTCTTCATCTTTTTTTTCTGGTTTCTTTTTCTTCTTAGACGGCAAAAATAACTTTTGGTTTAAAGAGAAAGATCACAAAAAAATGTTAAGAGCTTATTTTAGAATCAGTCTAAAAAAGAAGCGACTTTGTCTAAATCCCTGCCAATGATTGCTTTTCCGTCTTTTACAACAATGGGTCTTTCGATTAAAATAGGATTGTCAGCCATTGCTTTAATGATTGCATCATCTGCAAGATTTTTGTCTTTAAAATTTTCAGTCCAGACTTTTTCCTTGGTTCTTACAAGTTCGATAGGTTTTAAATCCAGTTTTTTAAGAAGCTCTTTTAATTCTTCAAATGATGGTGTTTCAGTTAAATACGGGATTATTTCGTATTCTTCTTTAGTGTCTTCAATAAAAGCCAGACAATTTCTTGATTTTCCGCAGCGTGGATTATGGTAGATTTGTATCATTTTTATTATATTT
This portion of the Flavobacterium gelatinilyticum genome encodes:
- a CDS encoding NAD(P)-dependent oxidoreductase gives rise to the protein MKFGIIKERKNPPDRRVVFSPNELTRLKQLYHDASVKVESSDIRIFSDDEYKNMGITVTDDVSDCDVLFGVKEVPVESLIPNKSYFFFSHTIKKQPHNRKLLQAILEKNIDLYDHETIVDEHNRRLIGFGKYAGMVGVYNGIRAFGIKFELFKLPKAETLSGKEALIMHLKRITMPALKFVVTGTGKVGSGAKEILDAIKVKEITVDNYLTKKYAQAVYVQLDVLEYNKRKDGQVLDFTDFVNHPEEYESDFERFTKVSDIYFAGHFHANNAPMILTKEMLNASDCKLKVVADISCDVNGPIACTVRSSTIEDPLYGYFPLEDREVDFFHPAAVAVMAVDNLPCEIPKDASEGFGEQFMEHVIPAFFNGDKDGILKRAKITEKGKLTERFAYLQDYVDGK
- the fumC gene encoding class II fumarate hydratase: MKYRIEKDTMGEVQVPADKYWGAQTERSRNNFKIGNSGSMPQEIIEGFAYLKKAAAYANYDLGVLPIEKRDAIAAVCDEILEGKLDDQFPLVIWQTGSGTQSNMNVNEVIANRAQVLKGFEIGEGEQFIKANDDVNKSQSSNDTFPTGMHIAAYKMVVETTIPGVEKLHATLVKKAAEYKDVVKIGRTHLMDATPLTLGQEISGYAAQLAFGLKALKNTLAHLSEIALGGTAVGTGLNTPKGYDVKVAEYIAQFTNHPFITAENKFEALAAHDAIVETHGALKQLAVSLNKIANDVRMLASGPRSGIGEIHIPENEPGSSIMPGKVNPTQCEALTMVCAQVIGNDMAIAVGGMQGHYELNVFKPVMAANFLQSARLLGDACVSFDEHCAQGIEPNHKRIKELVDNSLMLVTALNTKIGYYKAAEIAQTAHKNGTTLKEEAVRLGYVTPEDFDAWVKPEDMV
- a CDS encoding TonB-dependent receptor domain-containing protein, giving the protein MKKINFAVLLVLILTSFYTYAQQGPPAKNKVKVTGKVYEKVTKQPLEYATISIMAPNDTKVIAGGITNPKGEFEVAVAPGTYDIKVEFISFKATEFKQRNIQGDTNLGAVNLSEDAAQLNEVVVRAEKSTVEIKLDKKVYNVGQDMLVKGGTVSDVLDNVPSVTVDTEGNVSLRGSDNIRILIDGRPSNAINMAEALRQLPADAIDKVEVITNPSARYDAEGGSGIINIILKKGKNQGFNGTLIASTGLPETYGISGNLNYKTEKLNYFTTAGYNYRTTEGAGKTNSEYFNTDGSTSKFIDEDRDTKRIRNGFNGRAGLEWSITPTTFWTNAINYQKNNGEERDLITYNNFDADRIYTGTTYRLNNGDTKSENVEFTSNLIKNFNNDGHKLTADLSISRNTDDNNSIITDSPRFDTTLNDQVQKQVLLQADYVLPLGKGGQFEAGYKGSFGDLNNKYNVTDAAGNINTNLSNTLEYKENINALYTQYGFKVNKFSYLFGLRWEDTNIEVNLLDNSNFNTKKYNNLFPSAFVSYEISDQSNVSASYSKRLSRPRGRFMNPAVNYASNINIFQGNPDLDPSLTDKYDLGYIKRWDKLTFTTSAYFEDTKDVFSFVRSPTGDVLTPEGQVVTPPPGVIIPGTPIIKSSPINLGKEQKFGFEFTFNYTPYKWWKLNSNFNFFNLKTTGENSYTDTQGNFVVQNLDNQATSWFARINSKVTLPYKIDWQLTAMYNGEQKTAQGKNLGQFGMNTAFSKDVLKDKGTIAFNISDIFNSRKMRSYTYLDDVTSYSEFQFRKRQFNLSFTYRFNKPKGERDKNAPKNNDGGGEGGEFPG
- the arsC gene encoding arsenate reductase (glutaredoxin) (This arsenate reductase requires both glutathione and glutaredoxin to convert arsenate to arsenite, after which the efflux transporter formed by ArsA and ArsB can extrude the arsenite from the cell, providing resistance.); the protein is MIQIYHNPRCGKSRNCLAFIEDTKEEYEIIPYLTETPSFEELKELLKKLDLKPIELVRTKEKVWTENFKDKNLADDAIIKAMADNPILIERPIVVKDGKAIIGRDLDKVASFLD